The Candidatus Krumholzibacteriia bacterium DNA window GTCGTCGGCGCGGCGATGCCTGCCGTCGGGGTCGAGGTGCTGGCGCACGCGGCGGATTTGCCGGGACTGCAGCGCTGGAGCGCCGGAGCCTCGGGCTACGACCTGCGCGCCGCGGTGTCCGCGCCGCTGGCGCTCGAACCGGGACGGCTGGCGCTCGTGCCCACCGGGCTGCGTCTGGAGATCCCGGCGGGTTTCGAAGCGCAGGTGCGGCCGCGGAGCGGTCTCGCCGTCAAGCATCACCTCGGTGTTCTCAACAGCCCCGGCACCATCGACAGTGATTACCGTGGCGAGGTGATGGTCGTGCTCTTCAACTTCGGCAGCGAAACCTTCCACATCGTGCGGGGCGAACGCATCGCCCAGCTCGTCTTCGTGCGCGTGCACCATCCGGCCCTGGAGTTGCGGGATCTTTCCCGCACCGAGCGTGCCGACGGCGGCTTCGGG harbors:
- the dut gene encoding dUTP diphosphatase; translated protein: MSEPRHERRSERPETARASGTVVPAIDGTVVPGVVGAAMPAVGVEVLAHAADLPGLQRWSAGASGYDLRAAVSAPLALEPGRLALVPTGLRLEIPAGFEAQVRPRSGLAVKHHLGVLNSPGTIDSDYRGEVMVVLFNFGSETFHIVRGERIAQLVFVRVHHPALELRDLSRTERADGGFGHTGSR